A genomic segment from Glycine max cultivar Williams 82 chromosome 1, Glycine_max_v4.0, whole genome shotgun sequence encodes:
- the LOC100789620 gene encoding RING-H2 finger protein ATL8 has protein sequence MTRAFRILGSADNATSLAAVAAPPEAVALESDFVVILAALLCALICVVGLVAVARCAWFRQGSGGGSSPRQALANKGLKKKVLQSLPKFAYVDSNPSKWVATSECAICLADFAAGDEIRVLPQCGHGFHVPCIDTWLGSHSSCPSCRQILAVTRCQKCGRFPATGAGASRTPATEPELKSREDNNVASNSSNNINNNSDSGGNNSNCNIEHHHSHHVNSGFLP, from the coding sequence ATGACGCGAGCGTTCAGAATTCTCGGGTCCGCGGACAACGCCACCTCGCTGGCAGCGGTAGCGGCGCCGCCGGAGGCGGTGGCGCTTGAGTCGGACTTCGTGGTGATTCTCGCGGCGCTCCTCTGCGCCCTCATCTGCGTGGTGGGGCTGGTGGCCGTGGCGCGGTGCGCGTGGTTCCGGCAAGGCTCCGGCGGCGGAAGCTCTCCCCGGCAAGCCTTGGCGAACAAGGGCCTAAAGAAGAAGGTGCTGCAGTCGCTGCCGAAGTTCGCGTACGTGGACAGCAACCCCAGCAAGTGGGTGGCGACATCGGAATGCGCGATCTGCCTCGCCGACTTCGCCGCCGGCGACGAGATCCGCGTGCTGCCGCAGTGCGGCCACGGCTTCCACGTTCCCTGCATCGACACGTGGCTTGGGTCCCACTCTTCTTGCCCCTCCTGTCGGCAGATTTTGGCGGTGACCAGGTGTCAGAAGTGTGGGCGTTTTCCGGCCACCGGGGCCGGAGCTTCCAGAACGCCTGCGACCGAACCCGAATTGAAGTCCAGAGAAGACAACAATGTCGCTAGTAACAGTAGtaacaatattaataacaaCAGCGACAGCGGTGGCAATAACAGTAACTGTAACATAGAACATCATCACAGCCATCATGTGAATAGTGGGTTCTTGCCATGA